One region of Petroclostridium xylanilyticum genomic DNA includes:
- a CDS encoding alanine/glycine:cation symporter family protein, whose amino-acid sequence MEQILHVFKQIDDLVWGPPLLILLIGTGFYLTIRLGCLQIFKLPLAIKYLFKKDEDNTGEGDVSSFAALCTALAATIGTGNIVGVATAIKAGGPGALFWMWMAAFFGMATKYAEGLLAVKYRVIDKNGQMSGGPMYYIEKGLGNRWLAKTFAIFGIAVAFFGIGTFPQVNAIADAVKITFNVPIIVTSFIITVLVALVTLGGIKSIAKVSELIVPFMAMFYIIGSIIILIFNVKLLPETIAMIIKSAFTPTAAFGGFLGATVMKSIQSGVARGVFSNESGLGSAPIAAAAAKTKSCVRQGLISMTGTFFDTIVICTMTGLVLVLTGAWSSDTAGAAMTNLAFSSGLPIPVIGKLIVNIGLIFFAFTTILGWNYYGERCTEYIFGVNGIKPYRYIFIILVAAGAFLKLDLIWVIADIVNGLMAIPNLIALVGLSGVIISETRAYFQQLEKEEYTVLKSA is encoded by the coding sequence ATGGAACAAATTTTACATGTATTCAAACAAATCGATGACCTTGTATGGGGGCCTCCCCTACTCATTCTACTTATAGGCACAGGCTTTTATCTAACAATAAGACTGGGATGTTTACAAATCTTTAAACTTCCACTGGCAATTAAATATCTGTTTAAAAAGGATGAAGATAATACAGGAGAAGGGGACGTTTCCAGCTTTGCGGCCTTATGTACTGCTTTAGCAGCTACTATTGGAACTGGAAATATTGTAGGAGTTGCAACGGCTATAAAAGCTGGAGGCCCGGGAGCATTATTCTGGATGTGGATGGCGGCATTTTTCGGAATGGCAACAAAATATGCAGAAGGGTTACTGGCCGTAAAATACAGAGTAATCGATAAAAACGGACAAATGTCAGGCGGACCAATGTACTATATCGAAAAGGGGTTAGGCAATAGGTGGCTTGCTAAGACGTTTGCCATATTCGGCATTGCCGTAGCTTTCTTTGGTATCGGTACATTTCCCCAGGTGAATGCAATTGCAGATGCAGTAAAAATTACTTTTAACGTACCTATTATAGTTACTTCATTTATTATTACTGTACTTGTAGCTTTGGTAACGTTAGGCGGTATTAAAAGTATTGCAAAAGTCTCGGAACTTATTGTGCCTTTTATGGCAATGTTTTATATTATAGGTTCCATCATAATTCTTATTTTTAATGTAAAATTGCTGCCGGAGACGATTGCAATGATTATAAAAAGTGCATTTACGCCCACAGCTGCTTTTGGAGGTTTTCTTGGAGCTACAGTTATGAAATCTATTCAAAGTGGAGTAGCAAGAGGAGTATTTTCAAATGAATCCGGCTTAGGTAGTGCACCTATTGCGGCTGCAGCAGCAAAGACAAAATCTTGCGTACGGCAGGGTTTAATTTCAATGACGGGTACATTTTTTGATACCATTGTGATATGTACTATGACCGGACTGGTGTTGGTTTTAACCGGTGCATGGAGTTCCGATACTGCCGGTGCTGCAATGACTAATCTAGCTTTCAGTAGCGGATTGCCAATCCCGGTGATTGGAAAACTCATTGTTAATATCGGATTGATATTTTTTGCTTTCACAACAATTTTGGGATGGAATTATTACGGAGAACGATGTACAGAGTATATTTTTGGAGTTAATGGAATAAAGCCTTATAGATATATTTTTATTATATTAGTAGCTGCAGGAGCATTTCTAAAACTGGATTTAATTTGGGTAATAGCGGATATTGTAAATGGTTTGATGGCCATTCCTAATCTTATTGCTCTTGTTGGTTTGAGCGGGGTAATTATAAGTGAAACCAGAGCTTATTTTCAACAATTAGAAAAGGAAGAATACACTGTTTTAAAAAGTGCCTAA
- a CDS encoding glycosyl hydrolase family 18 protein: protein MIIHVVRSGESVYSIGRLYGVSPSKIIADNELENPDRLVVGQTLVIMEGTRAHRVAPGQSLYIIARDYGVSVEDILAANPQITDPSRIFPGQVIAIPPRTRKLGTIEVNGYAFPNIDMEVLRKTLLYLTYLSIFSYEVRPNGSLRTIDDVPLIRAARAAGVAPLMVITNLQEGGGFSSDIAQAILRNNRVQETLINNVIETLRAKNYYGLDIDFEYIYPADRENYNNFLRKVVNRLKPLGYTITTALAPKIAADQPGLLYEAHDYPVHGALADHVILMTYEWGYTAGPPLPVAPLNEVRRVLNYAVTAIPRQKILMGIPNYGYDWTLPYTPGTRARTLSNTGAVDQAARVRAAIRYDPVSQAPFYNYYDENRRQHVVWFEDARSIEAKLRLVNEYNLGGVSYWTIGRYFPQNWLVLQSLYNIRKVL from the coding sequence TTGATTATTCACGTTGTGAGGTCGGGTGAAAGCGTGTATTCAATTGGACGGTTGTATGGTGTATCACCCTCTAAAATAATTGCAGACAATGAACTTGAAAATCCCGACCGGTTGGTGGTAGGACAGACATTAGTAATAATGGAAGGGACGCGAGCCCATAGAGTTGCTCCCGGTCAATCACTTTATATAATAGCCAGGGACTATGGAGTAAGTGTTGAAGATATACTAGCTGCAAACCCACAAATAACAGATCCTTCACGAATTTTTCCAGGACAGGTGATAGCCATTCCACCAAGAACAAGGAAACTTGGAACGATAGAAGTAAATGGATACGCATTTCCCAACATTGATATGGAAGTTTTGAGAAAAACACTTCTTTACCTTACCTATCTTAGTATATTCAGTTATGAGGTAAGACCCAATGGCAGTTTAAGAACTATTGATGATGTACCTTTGATTCGGGCTGCCAGGGCGGCTGGTGTCGCTCCACTTATGGTAATCACCAATCTGCAGGAAGGCGGAGGATTTAGCAGCGATATAGCCCAGGCTATACTTAGAAATAATCGGGTACAGGAAACTTTAATAAATAACGTAATAGAAACGTTAAGAGCTAAAAATTATTATGGCCTGGATATAGACTTTGAGTATATCTATCCGGCCGACAGGGAGAATTATAATAACTTCCTAAGAAAAGTTGTGAACAGGCTTAAACCTTTAGGTTATACAATTACTACTGCGCTGGCTCCAAAAATTGCTGCCGATCAACCAGGTTTACTTTATGAAGCCCATGATTATCCTGTCCATGGTGCGCTGGCAGATCATGTTATACTCATGACTTACGAATGGGGATATACAGCCGGACCACCGTTGCCAGTAGCACCTCTCAACGAGGTAAGAAGGGTTTTAAATTATGCAGTAACTGCCATACCAAGACAAAAAATCCTTATGGGAATCCCAAACTATGGCTATGACTGGACATTGCCCTATACTCCAGGAACGAGGGCAAGGACATTATCCAACACAGGTGCAGTTGATCAGGCGGCGAGGGTTAGGGCGGCTATACGGTATGATCCTGTATCCCAGGCACCCTTCTATAACTATTATGATGAAAACCGTCGGCAGCACGTAGTATGGTTTGAAGATGCGAGAAGCATAGAAGCAAAACTGAGATTAGTAAATGAATATAATCTTGGAGGTGTAAGCTACTGGACAATAGGCAGATACTTTCCGCAGAACTGGTTGGTATTGCAATCATTATATAATATTAGGAAAGTGCTTTAA
- a CDS encoding GntP family permease, whose translation MVQGPMLLMILILGIVLIILMISKFKIHPFISLLLVAYGIALAARMPLGDISKTVGDGFGSLLGGIGIVIVLGTIIGTILEKSGGALKMADVVIRIVGKKRPTLAMAIIGYIVSIPVFCDSGFVILNSLRKSLQKRTKASSIAMTVALATGLYATHTLVPPTPGPIAAAANLGMEKNLLLIIIFGLIIAIPAMLAGYLYARWIGKRLETPEDIEESIESYEDLLKKYGRLPSAWMSFAPIVVPILLMALGSIAKFPGDPFGAGTVKAVLTFLGTPVNALFIGFFFSLLLLPKLNEETLTDWVSESLKSAAIILLVTGAGGALGAVLKATKIGDYLGQSLSGWNLGIFLPFIVAAALKTAQGSSTVALVTTSSLLAPLLPALGFQSDIARTLVVMAVGAGAMTVSHANDSFFWVVSQFGNMKVNDAYKAQTIATLIQGIVTIAFIAVLSWLLI comes from the coding sequence ATGGTACAAGGACCTATGTTATTAATGATATTAATACTAGGAATAGTATTAATTATCCTAATGATTTCTAAGTTCAAAATACACCCGTTTATTTCATTGTTATTAGTAGCTTATGGAATTGCTCTTGCGGCCCGGATGCCTTTAGGGGATATATCAAAGACCGTAGGAGATGGATTTGGTAGTCTGCTGGGTGGTATTGGTATTGTTATCGTCTTAGGGACCATCATTGGAACAATACTGGAGAAATCTGGAGGAGCACTGAAAATGGCTGATGTAGTCATAAGAATTGTTGGCAAGAAACGCCCCACACTTGCTATGGCTATTATCGGTTATATCGTATCCATTCCTGTATTTTGTGATTCTGGATTTGTTATACTCAATTCTTTGAGAAAATCACTTCAAAAACGTACTAAGGCATCATCAATTGCAATGACGGTAGCATTAGCTACGGGTTTATATGCTACACACACTTTAGTGCCTCCTACTCCCGGACCTATAGCTGCTGCGGCTAACTTGGGTATGGAAAAAAATTTATTGTTAATTATTATATTTGGATTAATTATTGCAATTCCGGCAATGCTGGCAGGATACCTCTATGCCCGATGGATCGGAAAACGGCTGGAAACCCCTGAAGATATTGAGGAGTCCATTGAGAGCTACGAAGATTTGCTTAAAAAATATGGCAGGTTGCCTAGTGCGTGGATGTCCTTTGCGCCGATTGTAGTACCTATTTTATTAATGGCACTTGGATCTATTGCAAAATTTCCCGGTGATCCTTTTGGAGCGGGTACTGTCAAGGCAGTGTTGACTTTCCTGGGAACCCCGGTAAATGCACTTTTTATTGGATTTTTCTTTTCACTTTTGTTATTACCGAAGTTAAACGAAGAAACACTTACAGATTGGGTTAGTGAATCCTTAAAATCTGCTGCTATAATTCTTCTGGTTACAGGAGCAGGAGGAGCGCTTGGAGCAGTATTGAAAGCCACTAAGATAGGTGATTACTTGGGACAAAGCTTATCCGGTTGGAATTTAGGTATTTTCCTTCCATTTATCGTTGCCGCTGCATTGAAGACTGCACAGGGTTCTTCCACAGTGGCACTGGTAACTACATCTTCATTATTAGCACCTCTGCTTCCGGCCCTGGGATTTCAAAGTGATATTGCAAGGACGCTTGTTGTAATGGCAGTCGGTGCAGGAGCAATGACGGTTTCCCATGCAAATGACAGTTTCTTCTGGGTAGTATCCCAGTTTGGAAATATGAAAGTTAATGATGCCTATAAGGCACAAACTATAGCAACTCTTATTCAAGGAATTGTAACCATCGCATTTATTGCCGTATTATCCTGGCTACTTATTTAG
- a CDS encoding putative ABC transporter permease, which translates to MYSAYFPGLDSYLALFYYFVIYSFLGWCMETIYATYKEKRFANRGFLNGPFCPVYGFGALILIILLEPIRNPLLLFICAMVLTSILEYITGLILEKSFHSTWWDYSSQPFNIKGRICLRFSIYWGAVSVIILRVFHPHIQRIIMFIPVRYGIMVFYILSLYFLADFIIAVISAINLNFRLRQLHSISVELKSRIEHAKELTIEKIEEVEGKLQELRDRYEFLLHRKDIGHSRLIRAFPTLRSKKFDSMLKEIRKVINHKKM; encoded by the coding sequence ATGTATAGTGCATATTTTCCCGGTCTTGATAGTTATTTGGCATTATTCTATTATTTTGTTATATACTCTTTCCTGGGATGGTGTATGGAAACCATCTATGCAACGTATAAAGAAAAAAGGTTTGCCAACAGGGGTTTTCTTAATGGTCCATTCTGCCCTGTATATGGATTCGGGGCACTGATACTGATTATATTATTAGAACCGATAAGGAATCCCCTTTTACTATTTATTTGTGCAATGGTTTTAACTTCTATTCTGGAATACATAACAGGTTTAATTTTAGAAAAATCTTTTCATAGTACATGGTGGGATTACAGCAGTCAACCTTTTAATATTAAAGGTAGAATATGTTTAAGGTTTTCTATATATTGGGGTGCTGTTTCTGTAATCATATTAAGGGTATTTCATCCTCATATTCAGCGCATCATTATGTTTATACCTGTTAGGTATGGGATCATGGTCTTTTACATTTTATCTTTATATTTCCTGGCGGATTTTATCATAGCTGTAATTTCAGCCATAAATTTGAATTTCAGACTCAGACAACTACACTCGATATCTGTTGAACTCAAAAGTAGGATTGAACATGCAAAGGAACTAACAATAGAAAAAATAGAAGAAGTAGAGGGCAAATTACAGGAGCTTAGGGATAGATATGAATTTTTATTACACAGAAAAGATATAGGGCATTCCAGATTGATAAGGGCTTTTCCTACTCTTAGATCAAAAAAATTTGATAGTATGTTAAAAGAGATAAGGAAGGTCATAAACCATAAAAAGATGTAA
- a CDS encoding arginase family protein, whose product MDAHLDLVEDSYVQGKFSGSSEIRRAIEMDRISGSNVVQVGIRGYNYAEHYHFIKDNDILVINPEAFYTRDVKQIAREALEKASKGTDHIYLTVDIDVLDSAFAPGSGANEPGGINTYQLYAFIKEIAPYVDVIDIVEVNPLTDYRNMTSTVAAKLIFDFIAANYYALED is encoded by the coding sequence ATGGATGCCCACTTAGACTTAGTTGAGGATTCTTATGTTCAGGGTAAGTTTTCAGGAAGCAGTGAAATAAGAAGGGCAATAGAAATGGATAGGATATCCGGAAGCAATGTTGTACAGGTTGGGATTAGGGGTTATAACTATGCAGAACATTACCATTTTATCAAAGATAATGACATACTGGTAATAAATCCTGAAGCGTTTTATACTAGAGATGTAAAACAAATTGCAAGGGAAGCATTAGAGAAAGCAAGCAAAGGGACAGACCATATTTATTTAACTGTTGACATTGATGTACTTGATTCAGCATTTGCACCTGGCTCAGGGGCAAATGAACCTGGAGGTATAAATACTTATCAACTCTATGCTTTTATTAAGGAAATAGCGCCGTATGTCGACGTGATTGATATTGTAGAAGTAAATCCTCTTACCGATTATAGGAATATGACTAGTACTGTGGCAGCAAAGCTCATATTCGATTTTATAGCGGCAAACTATTATGCGCTGGAGGATTAA
- a CDS encoding Hsp20/alpha crystallin family protein, with protein MSLIEWNPFRDMDNISREMANFFERSPFKFLGGMTSPRVDVYQTDNDVVVKAEIPGVAKEDINVYIDENSIRLSGQTRRNDEFKDENVYRAERYYGNFSRTIPLPVEVRSEQAKAEYKDGILSITIPKVEPSKQKGRRIDIQ; from the coding sequence ATGAGTCTAATTGAATGGAATCCTTTTAGGGATATGGACAATATCAGTAGGGAAATGGCTAACTTTTTTGAGCGTTCACCTTTTAAATTTTTGGGAGGAATGACCTCTCCGAGGGTGGATGTTTACCAGACCGACAATGATGTTGTAGTGAAAGCAGAGATACCGGGAGTAGCTAAAGAGGACATTAATGTCTATATTGATGAAAACTCTATAAGGTTATCCGGTCAAACTAGGAGAAATGATGAGTTTAAAGATGAAAATGTATATAGGGCAGAAAGGTATTATGGAAACTTTTCCAGAACTATTCCCCTGCCTGTTGAGGTAAGATCCGAGCAGGCTAAAGCGGAATATAAGGATGGTATCCTGTCTATTACCATTCCCAAAGTCGAACCTTCCAAGCAGAAGGGTAGAAGAATTGATATACAATAA
- a CDS encoding ABC transporter substrate-binding protein: MLKSKKFIVFISFVLMVSLLGLTGCSSQANASKTIKLATAAPMTGDYAQYGEYSKEGLEMALEEINKNGGVLGKQIELVYGDDKGDPKEAVSVAQKFVNDKGIVGVLGHFFSGATLAAGPIYEQNGVPTLAIASTNPDVPKIGEYVFRINVGDNYQGMQLAKWLYEKKGIKRVAVVYDNNDYGKGVSDVFMKTFKELGGEIATVESYIGGQEKDFNVIVTKIKASKAEAIMMASYPTEGALIAQQARNNGLDIPFICTDSIYTDDFIKLGGKAVEEAIVVSYFHPSDPRPEVQEFIKKFKAKYGKEPNSWSPYAYDAMYVMVDAIKRAGSTDKKAIQKALAETKNFQWMPT, from the coding sequence ATGTTAAAGTCAAAGAAATTTATAGTTTTTATCAGTTTTGTTTTAATGGTTAGTTTATTAGGATTAACAGGCTGTTCAAGCCAGGCTAATGCTTCAAAAACGATTAAATTAGCAACAGCAGCTCCTATGACAGGTGATTATGCGCAATATGGAGAGTATAGCAAAGAAGGCCTTGAGATGGCGCTGGAAGAAATCAATAAAAATGGAGGGGTTTTAGGAAAACAGATAGAACTTGTATACGGTGATGACAAAGGAGACCCGAAAGAGGCAGTTAGTGTTGCTCAAAAGTTTGTTAATGATAAAGGTATTGTAGGTGTTTTAGGGCATTTTTTCAGCGGTGCAACATTAGCCGCAGGACCTATATATGAACAAAATGGTGTTCCCACCCTTGCCATTGCTTCAACCAATCCGGATGTGCCCAAAATTGGTGAATATGTATTCAGGATCAATGTTGGCGACAATTACCAGGGTATGCAACTGGCAAAGTGGTTATATGAAAAGAAGGGAATAAAAAGGGTAGCCGTAGTTTATGATAACAATGACTACGGAAAGGGAGTTTCCGATGTTTTTATGAAAACTTTCAAAGAACTGGGCGGTGAGATTGCTACAGTTGAATCTTATATCGGAGGCCAGGAAAAGGACTTTAATGTTATAGTAACTAAAATAAAGGCAAGTAAAGCCGAAGCAATAATGATGGCAAGTTATCCTACAGAAGGTGCCCTTATTGCTCAGCAGGCAAGAAATAACGGTTTGGATATTCCTTTTATCTGCACTGACAGTATATATACAGATGATTTTATTAAATTAGGAGGAAAAGCAGTTGAAGAAGCAATAGTTGTCAGCTACTTCCACCCATCAGATCCAAGGCCTGAGGTACAGGAATTTATAAAAAAATTTAAGGCGAAATACGGAAAAGAACCAAATTCATGGTCACCCTATGCGTATGACGCTATGTATGTTATGGTAGATGCCATAAAAAGGGCAGGCTCAACCGACAAAAAAGCTATACAGAAAGCTTTGGCTGAAACGAAAAACTTCCAATGGATGCCCACTTAG
- a CDS encoding ABC transporter ATP-binding protein, with amino-acid sequence MLKVEGLTVKYGNITAVNNISFEVPDGEIIALIGNNGAGKTTTLKTISCLLKPVNGKILFDGKDITGQQPHRVAKEGLVHIPEGRHVFPQLTVKENLIISSFSRMMKFKDFKKEMEEVLDYFPKLRERQKQLAGTLSGGEQQMLAIARGILQKPKLLTLDEPSMGLAPIIVEDVFESIKRINKQGTTILLVEQNAQMALSVADFGYVMEVGEIMLKGRAASLLNDPNVKKIYLGEIS; translated from the coding sequence GTGCTTAAAGTGGAGGGCCTTACAGTAAAATATGGAAATATCACAGCTGTAAATAATATAAGTTTTGAAGTACCTGATGGCGAGATTATAGCCCTTATAGGCAATAATGGTGCCGGAAAAACAACTACATTAAAGACAATATCTTGCCTTTTGAAACCGGTAAATGGAAAAATACTATTTGATGGTAAGGATATTACAGGTCAGCAACCGCATAGGGTTGCAAAAGAAGGGCTTGTACATATACCGGAAGGAAGGCATGTATTCCCTCAACTTACTGTCAAAGAAAATCTTATCATTAGTTCTTTTTCAAGAATGATGAAGTTTAAAGATTTTAAAAAAGAAATGGAAGAAGTATTAGATTATTTCCCAAAACTAAGAGAACGTCAGAAGCAGTTAGCAGGTACTTTAAGCGGAGGAGAACAGCAAATGCTTGCAATTGCAAGAGGAATCCTTCAAAAGCCGAAACTTTTAACTTTAGATGAGCCATCAATGGGGTTGGCGCCAATAATAGTAGAAGATGTTTTTGAAAGTATTAAAAGAATAAATAAGCAAGGTACAACAATACTTTTAGTTGAACAAAATGCCCAGATGGCATTATCTGTTGCTGACTTCGGTTATGTAATGGAAGTTGGGGAGATTATGCTTAAAGGTCGTGCAGCTTCGCTACTCAATGATCCCAACGTAAAGAAAATATATCTTGGAGAGATAAGCTGA